In Strix uralensis isolate ZFMK-TIS-50842 chromosome 7, bStrUra1, whole genome shotgun sequence, the following proteins share a genomic window:
- the LOC141945950 gene encoding interferon-induced protein with tetratricopeptide repeats 5-like, translated as MSEQKRKNMSTISNNSLESSLQQLECHFTWSLLQEDVDLNDLEETINDQTEFLIKSNITNYNLLSYVCHLKNSNEEALRNLQKAEKVVQKNHPDEIARSLVTWGNYAWIYYHMERYEEAKTYVSKVENSCKKLSSTARWKIELPEIYAEQGWALLKFGRKYYERAKNCFENALKSEPNNPEFNTGYAITMYRLESFFYHQGEVLNLSLKPLQRAVELNPKDTFIMALLALKLQDFKQVDEGERYIEEAMQKNPDIPYVLRYASKFYRRKGELDKALEILKKALAVTPKSAFLHHQLGLCYRAKLFQLKKSTRYPPRGQVEELIRLSIFHFKTAIDQKTKFFSAYIDLANMYAQEKRYEEAEETFQKASQINILFCDDKQEFYYNYGRFQHFHMKSESEAMRYYIEGLKMEKCSYLFDKCRSALKKLVEQRIQGGLGVAEDFGTLGFIHNLSGEKREAIECYEKAIALYPDNEEYLSALCELRLSISS; from the exons ATGAgtgagcagaaaaggaaaaacatgag TACCATTTCCAATAATTCCTTGGAGAGCTCCCTGCAGCAGCTAGAATGTCATTTTACGTGGAGTTTGTTGCAGGAGGATGTGGATCTCAATGACCTAGAGGAAACAATAAATGATCAGACAGAGTTTTTAATAAAATCCAACATCACAAATTATAATCTGCTATCCTATGTATGCCACCTAAAGAATTCAAATGAGGAAGCCCTGAGAAATctccaaaaagctgaaaaagtagTTCAAAAAAACCATCCAGATGAAATTGCCAGAAGTCTTGTTACCTGGGGGAACTATGCCTGGATCTATTACCACATGGAGAGATATGAAGAAGCTAAAACTTATGTAAGCAAAGTggaaaacagctgcaaaaagCTTTCAAGTACTGCTCGATGGAAGATTGAGCTTCCAGAGATCTATGCTGAGCAAGGATGGGCATTATTAAAGTTTGGGAGAAAATACTACGAGAGAGCAAAGAATTGCTTTGAAAATGCTCTGAAGAGTGAACCCAACAACCCAGAATTTAATACCGGCTATGCAATAACAATGTATCGTTTGGAAAGTTTTTTTTACCACCAAGGGGAAGTTTTAAACCTGTCCCTCAAGCCCCTGCAGCGCGCAGTGGAACTGAATCCAAAGGATACTTTCATTATGGCATTACTAGCATTAAAACTTCAGGACTTCAAGCAAGTTGATGAAGGGGAGAGATACATTGAAGAAGCAATGCAGAAAAACCCTGATATTCCTTATGTCCTGCGATATGCTTCTAAATTTTACAGAAGGAAAGGAGAACTAGACAAGGCACTGGAGATTTTGAAAAAGGCCCTAGCAGTGACACCAAAATCTGCCTTTCTGCATCACCAGCTAGGACTCTGCTACAGAGCAAAGCTTTTTCAATTGAAAAAGAGTACAAGATATCCACCTCGAGGGCAAGTGGAAGAACTCATCCgactttccatttttcattttaaaacagcaatagaccaaaagacaaaatttttttctgcctataTTGACCTAGCAAACATGTATGCACAAGAAAAGAGGTATGAAGAAGCAGAAGAGACATTTCAGAAAGCATCTCAGATAAATATTCTATTCTGTGATGATAAACAGGAATTCTACTACAATTATGGCCgttttcagcattttcacatGAAATCAGAATCTGAAGCCATGAGGTATTACATAGAAGggctgaaaatggaaaaatgttcttatttatttGATAAGTGCAGAAGTGCTCTGAAGAAATTGGTGGAACAGAGAATTCAGGGAGGTTTAGGAGTTGCAGAAGATTTTGGTACACTTGGATTCATTCATAATCTAAGTGGTGAGAAACGTGAAGCAATTGAGTGCTATGAAAAAGCCATTGCATTGTATCCTGACAATGAAGAATATCTGAGTGCATTATGTGAGCTACGACTTTCCATCTCAAGCTAA
- the SLC16A12 gene encoding monocarboxylate transporter 12 — MASPRHAGPPDGGWGWMIVAGCFLVTICTRAVTRCISIFFVEFQAYFGQDYARTAWIHSIVDCATMLCAPLGSLISNHVSCQVGIMLGGLLASTGLILSSFATSLEHLYLSLGVLTGLGFALCYSPAIAMVGKYFNERKALAYGIAMSGSGIGTFILAPVVQLLIEQFSWRGALLILGGFVLNLCVCGALMRPIALKEDHKTAPEFLEQDYVPEAQKRDLKRMSICSPLIKVWSHECLCYCSWKEYDFLLMPGFMVLAVSVLFMAYGCSPLFVYLVPYALSVGVSHHQAAFLMSILGVIDIIGNITFGWLTDRRCLKKHRHFCYLFAVGMDGLCCLFLPVLRNFPLLVPFSFTFGYFDGAYVTLIPVVTADVVGTSSLSSALGVVYFLHAIPYLVSPPVAGWLVDTTGSYTASFLLCGFSMIFSSTLLCFARLAKKIKRTHLQSLTNDTGTKQHIWANGAIAYSVTAELDQKDVEFLAVDTNSYSNR; from the exons ATGGCCTCACCCCGGCACGCTGGCCCTCCCGACGGAGGCTGGGGGTGGATGATCGTTGCTGGCTGCTTCCTTGTCACTATCTGTACCAGGGCTGTGACGAG GTGCATCTCCATTTTTTTTGTGGAGTTCCAGGCGTACTTTGGGCAGGATTATGCCAGAACAGCTTGGATCCACTCCATTGTCGACTGTGCTACGATGCTCTGTG CCCCACTTGGGAGTTTAATCAGTAATCATGTATCCTGCCAAGTTGGTATCATGCTAGGAGGGCTGCTTGCATCTACTGGACTAATTTTGAGTTCATTCGCCACCAGCCTGGAACATCTCTACTTATCATTAGGAGTCCTTACAG GACTTGGGTTTGCACTCTGCTATTCTCCAGCCATCGCAATGGTGGGCAAATATTTCAACGAAAGAAAAGCACTGGCATATGGAATAGCGATGTCAGGAAGTGGAATCGGTACCTTCATCCTGGCCCCTGTGGTCCAGCTCTTAATTGAGCAGTTTTCCTGGCGTGGAGCTTTACTCATCCTGGgaggttttgttttaaacctcTGTGTCTGTGGCGCCTTGATGCGGCCTATTGCTCTTAAGGAGGACCATAAAACTGCTCCTGAGTTTCTTGAACAGGATTATGTCCCCGAAGCACAGAAACGAGACTTAAAGCGAATGTCCATCTGTTCACCTTTAATCAAAGTGTGGTCTCATGAATGTTTATGCTACTGTTCATGGAAGGAATATGACTTTTTACTGATGCCAGGCTTCATGGTGCTGGCAGTGTCAGTTTTATTTATGGCATATGGCTGTAGCCCTCTTTTTGTCTACCTAGTGCCTTATGCCTTGAGCGTTGGAGTGAGTCATCACCAGGCAGCCTTCCTCATGTCCATACTTGGTGTCATAGACATCATTGGTAATATCACCTTTGGATGGCTAACAGACAGAAG GTGTCTGAAGAAGCATCGGCACTTTTGCTACCTCTTTGCTGTGGGAATGGATGGTCTCTGTTGTCTTTTCCTGCCAGTTCTCCGAAACTTCCCCTTGCTTGTGCCTTTCTCATTCACCTTTGGCTACTTCGATGGAGCCTATGTAACGCTGATCCCTGTTGTGACGGCAGATGTAGTGGGAACTTCTTCCTTATCATCAGCACTGGGTGTTGTGTATTTTCTGCATGCCATACCATATCTAGTGAGTCCACCTGTTGCAG GTTGGCTTGTGGACACAACTGGCAGCTATACTGCATCATTCCTCCTGTGTGGATTTTCTATGATATTTAGTTCAACATTATTGTGCTTTGCAAGACtagcaaagaaaatcaaaagaacACATTTGCAGTCACTCACCAATGATACTGGCACCAAACAGCACATCTGGGCAAATGGAGCAATAGCTTATTCTGTCACAGCAGAATTAGACCAAAAGGATGTTGAATTTTTGGCTGTGGATACAAACAGCTACAGCAACAGATGA